One region of Pangasianodon hypophthalmus isolate fPanHyp1 chromosome 15, fPanHyp1.pri, whole genome shotgun sequence genomic DNA includes:
- the cnot6a gene encoding CCR4-NOT transcription complex subunit 6a isoform X1 produces the protein MPKEKYDPPDPRRMYTIMSSEEAASGKKSYWAELEISGKVRSLSTALWSLTHLTALHISDNSLSRIPPDIAKLHNLVYLDLSSNKIRSLPAELGNMVSLRELLLNNNQLRVLPFELGKLFQLQTLGLKGNPLAQDIMNLYQEPDGTRRLLNYLLDNLAGTKRVSTEQPPPRSWVHLKDPDRTRPAALFSVMCYNVLCDKYATRQLYGYCPSWALNWEYRKKSIMQEILSCSADIISLQEVETEQYYNFFLVELKEHGYEGFFSPKSRARTMSESDRKHVDGCAIFYRTEKFSLVQKHTVEFNQLAMANSEGSEVMLNRVMTKDNIGVAVLLELRKEMIEQSAGKHLPSMEKQLLLMANAHMHWDPEYSDVKLVQTMMFLSEVKNIVDKATRSLKLSSVSGETNAIPLVLCADLNSLPDSGVVEYLSTGGVDSTHKDFKELRYIDCLTNFNCNGKNGTSSSRITHGFKLKSAYENGLMPYTNYTFDFKGVIDYIFYSQPLLNVLGVLGPLDPHWLHENNVTGCPHPHIPSDHFSLFAQLELLLPLSSLVNGLHVPGCR, from the exons ATGCCCAAGGAAAAATATGATCCGCCAGACCCAAGGCGGATGTACACTATAATGTCGAGTGAGGAGGCAGCTAGTGGGAAGAAGTCATACTGGGCCGAACTGGAGATCAGTG GCAAAGTGAGGAGCCTGAGCACAGCGTTGTGGTCTCTTACCCATCTGACTGCTTTGCACATCAGTGACAACTCCCTCTCACGCATCCCTCCGGACATTGCCAAACTACACAACCTGGTGTACTTGGACCTCTCATCCAATAAGATCAGGAGCTTGCCTGCCGAGCTAGGCAACATGGTATCTCTCAG ggaacTGCTTTTAAATAACAACCAGTTGCGAGTCCTGCCTTTTGAGCTTGGAAAATTGTTTCAGTTACAAACCTTGGGTTTAAAAG GAAACCCACTTGCACAAGACATCATGAACCTCTACCAGGAACCCGATGGAACGCGCCGGCTCCTGAACTACCTGCTGGACAATCTTGCAGGCACCAAGCGCG TCTCCACAGAGCAGCCCCCTCCTCGCTCATGGGTACATCTCAAGGATCCTGACAGGACACGACCAGCAG CATTGTTCTCTGTGATGTGCTACAACGTACTGTGCGATAAGTACGCCACACGCCAGCTCTACGGTTACTGCCCGTCCTGGGCTCTCAACTGGGAGTACAGGAAAAAGTCCATCATGCAGGAGATCCTCAGCTGCAGTGCAGATATCATCAGCCTACAG GAAGTGGAGACGGAGCAGTACTACAACTTTTTCCTGGTGGAGCTCAAAGAGCACGGATATGAGGGTTTTTTCAGCCCCAAGTCTCGTGCCAGGACCATGTCGGAGTCTGACCGCAAACACGTGGACGGCTGTGCCATCTTCTATAGGACCGAGAA GTTCAGCCTtgtgcagaaacacacagtgGAGTTTAACCAGCTGGCCATGGCTAACTCAGAGGGCTCCGAGGTCATGTTGAACAGGGTGATGACCAAGGACAACATTGGGGTCGCTGTGCTCCTGGAGCTGCGCAAAGAGATGATTGAGCAATCTG CAGGGAAGCACTTGCCTAGTATGGAGAAGCAGCTGCTGTTGATGGCTAACGCTCACATGCACTGGGACCCGGAGTACTCGGATGTAAAGCTCGTCCAGACCATGATGTTCCTATCAGAAGTGAAGAACATCGTGGACAAGGCCACGCGCAGCCTCAAGCTCTCCTCTGTGTCCGGGGAGACCAATGCCATCCCTCTTGTCCTGTGCGCTGACCTCAACTCGCTGCCTGACTCGg GTGTGGTGGAGTACCTGAGCACAGGCGGCGTGGACAGCACCCATAAGGACTTCAAGGAGCTGCGCTATATCGACTGCCTGACCAACTTTAACTGTAATGGCAAGAACGGCACATCCAGCAGCAGGATCACGCACGGCTTCAAGCTAAAGAGTGCCTACGAGAACGGCCTGATGCCTTATACCAACTACACCTTTGACTTCAAG GGCGTGATCGATTACATCTTCTACTCTCAGCCTCTGCTGAACGTGCTGGGCGTGCTCGGCCCACTGGACCCCCACTGGCTCCACGAGAACAATGTCACTGGCTGCCCGCACCCACACATCCCCTCCGATCACTTCTCCCTGTTTGCACAACTCGAGCTGCTCCTGCCCCTCTCGTCTTTGGTCAACGGTCTCCACGTGCCTGGCTGCAGGTAG
- the cnot6a gene encoding CCR4-NOT transcription complex subunit 6a isoform X2, translating to MPKEKYDPPDPRRMYTIMSSEEAASGKKSYWAELEISGKVRSLSTALWSLTHLTALHISDNSLSRIPPDIAKLHNLVYLDLSSNKIRSLPAELGNMVSLRELLLNNNQLRVLPFELGKLFQLQTLGLKGNPLAQDIMNLYQEPDGTRRLLNYLLDNLAGTKRVSTEQPPPRSWVHLKDPDRTRPAALFSVMCYNVLCDKYATRQLYGYCPSWALNWEYRKKSIMQEILSCSADIISLQEVETEQYYNFFLVELKEHGYEGFFSPKSRARTMSESDRKHVDGCAIFYRTEKFSLVQKHTVEFNQLAMANSEGSEVMLNRVMTKDNIGVAVLLELRKEMIEQSGKHLPSMEKQLLLMANAHMHWDPEYSDVKLVQTMMFLSEVKNIVDKATRSLKLSSVSGETNAIPLVLCADLNSLPDSGVVEYLSTGGVDSTHKDFKELRYIDCLTNFNCNGKNGTSSSRITHGFKLKSAYENGLMPYTNYTFDFKGVIDYIFYSQPLLNVLGVLGPLDPHWLHENNVTGCPHPHIPSDHFSLFAQLELLLPLSSLVNGLHVPGCR from the exons ATGCCCAAGGAAAAATATGATCCGCCAGACCCAAGGCGGATGTACACTATAATGTCGAGTGAGGAGGCAGCTAGTGGGAAGAAGTCATACTGGGCCGAACTGGAGATCAGTG GCAAAGTGAGGAGCCTGAGCACAGCGTTGTGGTCTCTTACCCATCTGACTGCTTTGCACATCAGTGACAACTCCCTCTCACGCATCCCTCCGGACATTGCCAAACTACACAACCTGGTGTACTTGGACCTCTCATCCAATAAGATCAGGAGCTTGCCTGCCGAGCTAGGCAACATGGTATCTCTCAG ggaacTGCTTTTAAATAACAACCAGTTGCGAGTCCTGCCTTTTGAGCTTGGAAAATTGTTTCAGTTACAAACCTTGGGTTTAAAAG GAAACCCACTTGCACAAGACATCATGAACCTCTACCAGGAACCCGATGGAACGCGCCGGCTCCTGAACTACCTGCTGGACAATCTTGCAGGCACCAAGCGCG TCTCCACAGAGCAGCCCCCTCCTCGCTCATGGGTACATCTCAAGGATCCTGACAGGACACGACCAGCAG CATTGTTCTCTGTGATGTGCTACAACGTACTGTGCGATAAGTACGCCACACGCCAGCTCTACGGTTACTGCCCGTCCTGGGCTCTCAACTGGGAGTACAGGAAAAAGTCCATCATGCAGGAGATCCTCAGCTGCAGTGCAGATATCATCAGCCTACAG GAAGTGGAGACGGAGCAGTACTACAACTTTTTCCTGGTGGAGCTCAAAGAGCACGGATATGAGGGTTTTTTCAGCCCCAAGTCTCGTGCCAGGACCATGTCGGAGTCTGACCGCAAACACGTGGACGGCTGTGCCATCTTCTATAGGACCGAGAA GTTCAGCCTtgtgcagaaacacacagtgGAGTTTAACCAGCTGGCCATGGCTAACTCAGAGGGCTCCGAGGTCATGTTGAACAGGGTGATGACCAAGGACAACATTGGGGTCGCTGTGCTCCTGGAGCTGCGCAAAGAGATGATTGAGCAATCTG GGAAGCACTTGCCTAGTATGGAGAAGCAGCTGCTGTTGATGGCTAACGCTCACATGCACTGGGACCCGGAGTACTCGGATGTAAAGCTCGTCCAGACCATGATGTTCCTATCAGAAGTGAAGAACATCGTGGACAAGGCCACGCGCAGCCTCAAGCTCTCCTCTGTGTCCGGGGAGACCAATGCCATCCCTCTTGTCCTGTGCGCTGACCTCAACTCGCTGCCTGACTCGg GTGTGGTGGAGTACCTGAGCACAGGCGGCGTGGACAGCACCCATAAGGACTTCAAGGAGCTGCGCTATATCGACTGCCTGACCAACTTTAACTGTAATGGCAAGAACGGCACATCCAGCAGCAGGATCACGCACGGCTTCAAGCTAAAGAGTGCCTACGAGAACGGCCTGATGCCTTATACCAACTACACCTTTGACTTCAAG GGCGTGATCGATTACATCTTCTACTCTCAGCCTCTGCTGAACGTGCTGGGCGTGCTCGGCCCACTGGACCCCCACTGGCTCCACGAGAACAATGTCACTGGCTGCCCGCACCCACACATCCCCTCCGATCACTTCTCCCTGTTTGCACAACTCGAGCTGCTCCTGCCCCTCTCGTCTTTGGTCAACGGTCTCCACGTGCCTGGCTGCAGGTAG